Proteins encoded together in one Lysinibacter cavernae window:
- a CDS encoding LpqB family beta-propeller domain-containing protein, giving the protein MSGFLHTSGRKLVAALGLVVAVSLLASGCQAGIPRSGPVYPGPAEAPPAEQSLVFNPDRPVNGASKEEIVRGFVAAASSATGDYAIAREFLTPDLNARWNPHTSITVDAGLRTVKTEDDTVRMIVSPNALVDAHGSMRSAREGRSVENVFELRSIGGEWRVNAAPDGIVLDENTFEAVFNEHSLYFLAAQSNILVPDQRWFLRGATTATRIVTELLLGPSELLADSVTTTAFPEGTALAANSVPVGSNVAHVDLTPEALSADENSLRLMLAQLESSLIRVAGVTRADISVDQSVVLAGPADPSWSQRYPRVPGKPVVMVGDQFGELGSTGLTPIPRLSEAIRNLAPTSIDYSAPLESAAIGTANGVAIVTASGQGQVIPVDGRSGLIAPTIDSRGFVWTVPASNPRDLNVTNAAGASGKILAPWIDAVGVEVLSVSRDGTRMLVVYNQGGEYIVAVSGIVRDGNGMPTTMTDPVEIQLSTDIPVDADWVDESHIALASKAVGNNVEISLLSVGGRAESLGTTEDVVSIAGGNSVSQLRIVDSGGVLREYRGSNWQESAAEVTLLAKQA; this is encoded by the coding sequence ATGAGCGGATTCTTACACACGAGCGGCCGCAAACTTGTTGCTGCCCTTGGCCTCGTTGTTGCGGTGAGCCTGCTCGCAAGCGGCTGTCAGGCTGGCATCCCTCGCAGCGGACCGGTTTACCCCGGCCCAGCCGAGGCGCCGCCAGCAGAGCAATCACTGGTGTTCAACCCCGACCGGCCAGTGAATGGTGCGAGCAAAGAAGAAATTGTCAGGGGATTTGTGGCCGCGGCCTCAAGCGCAACCGGTGACTACGCCATTGCACGCGAGTTCCTTACCCCTGACCTCAACGCGCGCTGGAACCCGCACACAAGCATCACCGTTGACGCTGGACTCCGCACGGTCAAGACAGAGGATGACACGGTCCGCATGATCGTGAGCCCAAACGCACTGGTCGATGCCCACGGCAGCATGCGCTCCGCGAGGGAGGGCCGCAGCGTCGAGAACGTTTTTGAGCTGCGGAGTATCGGGGGCGAGTGGCGAGTGAACGCCGCCCCTGACGGAATTGTGCTCGACGAAAACACCTTCGAGGCCGTCTTCAACGAACACTCGCTGTATTTCCTCGCAGCGCAATCCAACATTCTGGTGCCGGACCAGCGGTGGTTCTTGCGGGGCGCAACAACAGCCACCCGCATCGTGACCGAGCTGCTGCTCGGGCCAAGCGAGTTGCTTGCCGACAGCGTCACAACAACCGCATTTCCAGAGGGCACGGCGCTCGCGGCGAACTCCGTTCCCGTTGGGTCCAACGTTGCGCATGTTGACCTGACGCCTGAGGCACTCTCCGCAGACGAGAACAGCCTCCGACTCATGTTGGCCCAGCTTGAGTCGAGTCTCATCCGGGTGGCTGGGGTCACGAGAGCGGATATCTCTGTTGACCAGAGTGTCGTGCTTGCCGGACCTGCCGACCCCTCTTGGTCGCAGCGGTATCCACGGGTGCCAGGCAAACCCGTTGTGATGGTTGGCGACCAATTTGGCGAGCTGGGGAGCACGGGCCTCACCCCCATTCCCAGGCTCTCAGAGGCCATCCGAAATCTTGCCCCAACGTCTATCGATTACTCTGCCCCGCTCGAGAGCGCAGCGATTGGCACTGCGAACGGCGTTGCCATTGTGACCGCCAGCGGCCAGGGCCAGGTTATCCCCGTTGACGGCCGGTCCGGATTGATCGCCCCCACCATCGATTCTCGCGGTTTTGTGTGGACAGTGCCTGCCTCGAATCCGCGTGATCTGAACGTCACAAATGCAGCTGGAGCGTCCGGAAAAATCCTGGCTCCGTGGATTGACGCCGTTGGCGTTGAGGTGCTCAGCGTTTCGCGGGATGGCACGAGGATGCTTGTTGTGTACAACCAGGGTGGCGAATACATCGTTGCGGTCTCAGGTATTGTTCGTGACGGCAACGGGATGCCAACAACAATGACTGACCCGGTCGAGATCCAGCTGTCAACCGACATCCCCGTTGACGCGGACTGGGTTGACGAAAGTCATATCGCATTGGCGTCGAAAGCCGTTGGAAACAACGTTGAAATTTCGTTACTGAGCGTCGGGGGACGGGCGGAGTCACTGGGCACAACGGAGGACGTTGTCTCCATCGCCGGTGGGAACAGCGTTTCGCAGTTACGGATCGTTGATTCCGGCGGGGTGCTGCGCGAATACCGTGGCTCGAACTGGCAAGAGTCAGCCGCCGAAGTTACTCTCCTCGCGAAACAGGCATAG
- the mtrB gene encoding MtrAB system histidine kinase MtrB — protein sequence MASGTGPVPLSTDSPPTRLKRWWAVATAPLRRRWLSSLKVRTMTITGVLTLIAILASGTYLQLSVGGDLFNTRKQQVLADSARATNAAQRLLEASDAQDRVGFNALVIAMRSAIRDASSSQMIALQRMPNQSFSSEAPQDSATEGLASGVITQDLVEMVRTGDESQYWQSVTLTNPDGSTSAGIVVGSQLTFPGSAGTYGLYIGYSLADAEQTLTYVQRTLLVTALFLMVLLGLLVWTIVRLVFRPIHVAAETSRRLAAGESDVRMPEQGDEQFDVLSQSFNDMADSLQNRISELAELSQMQQRFVSDVSHELRTPLTTIRLAGDVLYGQREKLDTTAARTVELLHTQVDRFERLLTDLLEISRYDAGSVTLEREPTNLVRIAEETVEGMASLAEAAGSDVRLIAQGGYLDAELDARRVRRVIQNLLGNAIEHGEGKPIIVTVDSNETAVAVSVRDFGVGMTGEATLRVFDRFWRADPSRKRTIGGTGLGLAISLEDASVHNGWLDVWSAPGRGSSFRLTLPRKRDVPIGHSPLPVVPADEIDTDGGGDRR from the coding sequence GTGGCATCGGGTACCGGGCCGGTGCCGTTGTCGACTGATTCGCCGCCCACCCGGTTGAAACGGTGGTGGGCAGTTGCCACTGCGCCGCTCAGGCGGCGGTGGCTGTCATCGCTCAAAGTCCGAACGATGACTATTACTGGCGTTCTGACGCTGATCGCCATTCTGGCGTCTGGAACCTATCTGCAGTTGAGCGTTGGTGGCGACCTCTTCAACACCAGGAAGCAGCAGGTCTTAGCCGATTCGGCGCGCGCGACCAACGCGGCCCAACGCCTTCTTGAGGCTTCGGATGCGCAAGACAGGGTGGGGTTTAACGCCCTGGTTATCGCGATGCGCAGCGCCATCCGAGACGCATCGTCGAGCCAGATGATCGCGCTCCAACGAATGCCTAACCAGAGCTTTTCGTCGGAGGCGCCGCAGGACTCCGCGACCGAGGGTCTCGCAAGCGGGGTCATTACGCAGGACCTGGTCGAAATGGTTCGCACAGGTGACGAATCGCAATACTGGCAATCAGTGACGCTCACAAATCCGGACGGATCCACATCCGCCGGCATCGTTGTCGGGTCGCAGCTCACGTTTCCCGGTTCAGCCGGTACGTATGGGCTCTATATCGGTTACAGTCTTGCCGACGCCGAGCAGACGCTGACCTATGTGCAACGCACTCTCCTCGTCACCGCGCTCTTTTTGATGGTGTTGCTCGGCCTCCTCGTCTGGACGATCGTGCGGTTGGTCTTCCGTCCCATTCACGTCGCCGCGGAGACGAGCCGACGCCTCGCCGCCGGCGAATCAGACGTGCGGATGCCGGAGCAGGGTGACGAGCAATTTGATGTGCTCTCCCAATCGTTTAATGACATGGCCGACAGCCTCCAAAACCGCATCAGCGAGCTCGCAGAGCTGTCACAAATGCAACAGCGTTTTGTGTCGGACGTTTCACACGAGCTTCGCACTCCGCTCACGACGATCCGGCTGGCTGGAGACGTGCTGTACGGTCAGCGCGAGAAACTCGATACAACGGCCGCGAGGACCGTCGAGCTCCTGCATACCCAGGTTGACCGTTTTGAGCGGCTACTCACCGACCTGCTTGAGATCTCCCGCTACGATGCAGGCTCGGTCACGCTCGAACGGGAACCCACCAACCTTGTCCGCATCGCGGAGGAGACGGTTGAGGGGATGGCAAGCCTCGCCGAGGCCGCCGGGTCTGACGTGCGGCTCATCGCGCAGGGCGGGTACCTCGATGCCGAGCTTGATGCTCGGCGCGTGCGTCGAGTCATCCAGAACCTGCTTGGAAACGCCATCGAGCACGGTGAAGGAAAGCCGATTATTGTCACCGTTGATTCGAACGAGACTGCCGTTGCCGTGAGCGTGCGAGACTTTGGGGTTGGTATGACCGGCGAGGCCACTCTTCGTGTCTTCGATCGTTTTTGGCGGGCAGACCCGTCGAGAAAACGCACCATTGGCGGCACAGGTCTTGGCCTTGCGATCTCGCTCGAGGATGCCTCGGTACATAATGGCTGGCTCGACGTGTGGTCTGCACCAGGGCGTGGGTCTTCGTTCCGGTTGACGCTGCCAAGAAAGCGCGATGTGCCAATCGGCCACTCACCGCTTCCCGTTGTTCCTGCAGACGAGATAGATACCGACGGGGGAGGGGATCGGCGATGA
- the mtrA gene encoding MtrAB system response regulator MtrA gives MNPRILVIDDDTALSEMIGIVLQAEDYETMFCADGGKALDVFRETRPDLVLLDVMLPGLDGIEICQLLRLESGVPIIMLTAKTDTTDVVRGLEAGADDYVVKPFNPVELVARIRTRLRPTSVEVTDEVRVGDLTLDVVGHEVRRGNERINLTPLEFNLLLTLASKPQQVFSREALLERVWGYQYKADTRLVNVHVQRLRAKVEQDPDQPTIVTTVRGIGYRAGAVVD, from the coding sequence ATGAATCCTCGTATTCTTGTGATCGATGACGACACCGCTCTGTCCGAAATGATCGGCATCGTGTTGCAGGCCGAAGACTATGAGACCATGTTTTGCGCAGACGGTGGAAAAGCCCTCGACGTGTTCCGCGAAACGCGACCTGATCTTGTGCTTCTCGACGTCATGCTGCCTGGCCTCGACGGTATCGAGATATGCCAACTCCTCCGGCTTGAATCCGGTGTACCAATCATCATGCTGACCGCCAAGACAGATACCACCGATGTGGTTCGTGGGCTTGAAGCCGGAGCCGATGACTACGTGGTGAAGCCGTTTAACCCGGTTGAGCTTGTCGCCCGCATCCGCACGCGACTTCGCCCAACCTCGGTTGAGGTTACCGATGAGGTACGTGTTGGCGACCTGACGCTTGACGTGGTTGGCCATGAAGTCCGTCGCGGGAACGAACGGATCAACCTGACCCCGCTTGAGTTCAACCTGCTGCTGACCCTCGCATCAAAGCCCCAGCAGGTGTTTAGTCGCGAGGCGTTGCTTGAACGCGTCTGGGGCTATCAGTACAAAGCGGATACCCGCCTCGTGAACGTTCATGTTCAGCGCCTTCGTGCGAAGGTCGAGCAGGACCCCGACCAGCCAACCATCGTGACAACGGTTCGTGGCATCGGGTACCGGGCCGGTGCCGTTGTCGACTGA
- a CDS encoding glycerophosphoryl diester phosphodiesterase membrane domain-containing protein, translating to MENNGSWTAPEGNQDPQPGNNGEGGQPQYGQYAPPPVNPPQQNAPYQGQPQYGQQTYGQPQYGQPGYGQQQYGQPGYQYAAQNGQNAQAGWAPAPKPGLIPLRPLPFGTLIGTPFRVLRVNPRPTLGMALLFQVGIGIITPALMGLVLWFTISRMEMASSEDRGPILAGSIALFVLTGLVQVVVSVSTTAIIQGVVALDVGQGAVGRKLTFKLLWTKLKPRFWTLILWTLLLSAAMLVGIALAALPFILLAISASSGGSPSGGAIAASVLGGIALVLAFAIVAIWIGVKLSLVSVCIVFEDLGVRAAIARSWRLTSGYFWRTFGTVLLLNVIISVASNIILTPISFIFGIFMGMLSPNGDSGQFIGAMIAFYVITIALSLVISAITLVAQTACYALIYIDLRMRKEGLDVELMRFTETYPNPAPTDDLPNPYLPRFAPAPSAGGGYVMPPSPSPWAQ from the coding sequence GTGGAAAACAACGGATCGTGGACGGCCCCAGAGGGAAATCAAGACCCTCAACCCGGTAACAACGGTGAGGGCGGCCAGCCGCAGTATGGCCAGTATGCTCCCCCTCCGGTGAACCCGCCCCAGCAAAACGCGCCGTATCAGGGCCAGCCGCAGTATGGTCAGCAGACATATGGGCAACCACAGTACGGGCAGCCTGGCTATGGTCAGCAACAGTATGGCCAGCCCGGTTACCAGTACGCTGCGCAGAACGGCCAGAATGCGCAAGCCGGATGGGCACCCGCACCGAAGCCAGGCCTCATCCCGCTCCGTCCTCTTCCGTTTGGCACCCTCATAGGCACTCCCTTCCGAGTACTGAGGGTCAATCCGCGCCCGACGCTTGGCATGGCGCTCCTGTTCCAGGTTGGGATTGGCATCATCACGCCAGCCCTCATGGGGCTCGTACTGTGGTTCACCATTTCCCGGATGGAAATGGCATCATCTGAAGACCGCGGGCCGATCCTCGCCGGGTCCATCGCCCTCTTTGTTCTCACCGGTCTCGTGCAGGTCGTGGTCTCGGTATCAACCACCGCAATCATCCAGGGCGTTGTCGCCCTCGATGTTGGTCAGGGAGCGGTCGGCAGAAAACTCACCTTCAAACTGCTGTGGACCAAGCTGAAGCCGCGGTTCTGGACGCTCATTTTGTGGACCCTGTTGCTTTCAGCTGCGATGCTCGTTGGCATTGCGCTCGCAGCGCTTCCCTTTATCTTGCTCGCGATTTCAGCGTCCTCTGGCGGCAGCCCGAGCGGAGGAGCGATTGCCGCAAGCGTTCTTGGTGGCATCGCGCTTGTGCTTGCCTTCGCCATCGTGGCGATCTGGATCGGGGTGAAGCTCTCGCTGGTCAGCGTTTGTATTGTCTTTGAAGACCTCGGCGTTCGTGCTGCAATCGCTCGCTCCTGGCGCCTGACCTCCGGCTACTTCTGGCGCACCTTCGGAACGGTCTTGCTGCTCAACGTCATTATCTCGGTGGCCAGCAACATCATCCTTACGCCCATCAGCTTTATCTTTGGAATCTTCATGGGGATGCTGTCACCAAACGGCGATAGTGGCCAGTTTATTGGTGCCATGATCGCGTTCTACGTCATCACAATCGCACTGTCACTCGTGATCTCAGCCATCACCCTTGTCGCCCAAACAGCCTGCTACGCGCTCATCTACATCGATTTGCGGATGCGTAAGGAGGGCCTCGACGTTGAGCTCATGCGCTTCACCGAGACCTACCCAAACCCGGCCCCCACCGATGACCTGCCAAATCCGTACCTGCCACGATTTGCTCCAGCGCCATCCGCTGGCGGTGGTTACGTCATGCCACCGAGCCCGTCACCGTGGGCCCAATGA
- a CDS encoding DUF4129 domain-containing protein — MTGTATVLSLLLAVGNARPPGAVSAYPPLAPDSDEARDLLLRELSNPSYQAAKPSWFDLLSQQIWDWIRSLFDLDTSGGGWGALGQLLVVLVVIGLLVAAFFIFGMPRLRRRRRSAAGLLFGEEETRTAAELRAAAEAAASTNNWNLAVIERYRAIARSLTERVIIRATPGLTAQALAGAAAVEFPGHSQQLEYAARAFDGARYLDEQLSQSHYNDVASLDTALSSEKPLMTAAHDASVAAR, encoded by the coding sequence ATGACGGGAACCGCAACAGTTCTTTCGCTGCTCCTCGCGGTTGGCAACGCCCGCCCGCCCGGAGCGGTGAGCGCTTACCCCCCACTTGCGCCGGACTCAGACGAGGCCCGCGACTTGCTCCTCAGGGAGCTCAGCAACCCCTCCTATCAGGCCGCAAAGCCGTCGTGGTTCGACCTGCTCTCGCAACAGATTTGGGATTGGATACGTTCACTCTTTGACCTCGACACGTCTGGAGGCGGGTGGGGCGCCCTTGGCCAACTGCTCGTGGTGCTCGTAGTCATTGGTCTGCTCGTAGCGGCCTTCTTTATCTTTGGGATGCCTCGCCTTCGCCGGCGCAGGCGTTCAGCGGCTGGCCTCCTCTTCGGTGAGGAAGAAACACGAACGGCAGCCGAGCTGCGGGCGGCGGCCGAGGCCGCAGCATCCACGAACAACTGGAACCTCGCCGTCATCGAGCGCTACCGCGCAATCGCTCGGTCGCTCACTGAACGGGTCATCATCCGTGCCACCCCAGGCCTCACTGCTCAGGCGCTCGCAGGAGCAGCAGCAGTCGAATTCCCCGGACACAGCCAACAACTTGAATATGCCGCGCGGGCCTTTGACGGAGCTCGCTACCTTGACGAGCAACTCAGCCAGTCCCACTACAACGACGTCGCATCCCTCGACACTGCCTTGAGCTCAGAGAAGCCACTCATGACGGCGGCTCACGACGCATCGGTGGCTGCACGATGA
- a CDS encoding DUF4350 domain-containing protein → MSTASTSAYYTRSYETPTLRNSLKRGRFWAIVAAIAIVGALLTTFATGSVSVSGDDLDPNSPAPNGAKAVVSVLDNEGVTVHLTQSLEDTKRLADENTTVLIAADSYYLDEDQIIEAATLGASTVLVSPGFSTLQSLGYGIGPGQIQANQDPLSAGCSYGPAKRAGTISATGVSYPLPDADDAIGCFETDDGGFGIVRIDDGGHPVTILGVTDVLRNETIVDAGNAALALGLLGEHDNLIWYTPGIDDLGGEEVPDTLADLTPPWVSPAIILAMIAALAAAIWRGRRLGPLTVENLPVTVKAQETMEGRARMYAAAGASGHAAHSLRSGSMHRMALLIGVSPTAEELTPVVATLTGWPQATVYSLLSDDQTASDRLSDGALIDLARNLQLCEDIVRRTITGGLDRPPHQSNSDSPVE, encoded by the coding sequence ATGAGCACGGCATCCACCTCCGCCTACTATACGCGCTCGTACGAAACGCCGACTCTCCGGAACAGCCTCAAGCGGGGCCGGTTTTGGGCGATTGTTGCCGCCATCGCGATCGTCGGGGCCCTACTCACCACCTTCGCGACCGGCTCAGTCTCGGTGAGTGGCGACGACCTTGACCCAAACAGCCCGGCACCAAACGGAGCGAAGGCGGTGGTCAGCGTGCTTGACAACGAAGGCGTGACCGTTCACCTCACCCAGTCGCTTGAGGACACCAAACGCCTCGCCGATGAAAACACCACCGTGCTCATCGCTGCGGACAGTTACTACCTCGATGAGGACCAGATCATCGAGGCAGCAACGCTCGGAGCCTCGACCGTTTTGGTTTCCCCCGGATTCTCAACGTTGCAGTCACTCGGCTACGGGATCGGGCCAGGCCAGATCCAGGCAAACCAAGATCCGCTCTCCGCGGGATGCTCGTATGGTCCGGCAAAACGTGCCGGCACAATTTCGGCTACCGGCGTCAGCTACCCGCTCCCAGACGCCGACGACGCCATCGGCTGCTTTGAGACAGATGATGGCGGCTTCGGAATTGTGCGCATCGACGATGGCGGCCATCCAGTCACCATCCTTGGCGTGACGGATGTGCTGCGCAACGAGACAATCGTTGACGCGGGCAACGCCGCGCTTGCCCTTGGCCTGCTTGGTGAACATGACAACCTCATTTGGTACACCCCAGGCATTGACGACCTCGGCGGGGAAGAAGTACCAGATACTCTCGCGGACCTGACTCCGCCGTGGGTGAGCCCGGCCATCATCCTTGCCATGATTGCGGCGCTCGCGGCCGCCATCTGGCGCGGCCGCAGGCTCGGGCCGCTGACCGTCGAAAACCTCCCCGTCACGGTCAAGGCGCAGGAGACGATGGAAGGTCGGGCACGGATGTACGCCGCGGCAGGCGCATCCGGCCACGCAGCCCACTCCCTGAGGTCCGGCAGCATGCACCGGATGGCGCTGCTCATCGGGGTCAGCCCAACAGCTGAAGAGCTCACACCCGTAGTCGCAACGCTGACCGGCTGGCCGCAGGCGACGGTGTATTCCCTTCTCAGCGACGACCAAACAGCATCCGATCGCCTCAGCGACGGCGCGCTGATCGACTTGGCCCGCAATCTCCAGCTCTGCGAAGACATTGTGCGCCGAACCATCACGGGTGGTCTTGACCGGCCTCCTCACCAGAGCAACTCAGACTCACCAGTAGAGTAA
- a CDS encoding AAA family ATPase, producing MTDTPQTANDLRLALNAVRTEVNKAVVGQDGAVTGLIICLLARGHVLLEGVPGVAKTLLVRALSQSLSLDTKRVQFTPDLMPGDVTGSLVYDAKAGEFEFREGPVFTNILLADEINRTPPKTQSALLEAMEERQVSVDGVTRQLPDPFLVAATQNPVEHEGTYTLPEAQLDRFLLKLVLDLPVRDAEIEVLYRHSQGFNPRDLHAAGVTAALTPEALKAAQADVDRVTVQPEVLAYIVDLARATRQAPSVKLGVSPRGTTALLAASQAWAWLSGYSAVTPDHVQAMALPVLRHRLQLQPEAELEGVSADSILRSILQQVRVPV from the coding sequence ATGACCGATACTCCCCAGACAGCCAACGACCTGCGTCTCGCTCTCAATGCGGTACGAACCGAGGTAAACAAGGCCGTGGTCGGCCAAGACGGCGCCGTCACCGGACTCATCATTTGCCTGCTCGCGAGAGGACACGTGTTGCTCGAGGGTGTGCCTGGCGTGGCAAAAACGTTGCTTGTCCGAGCCCTCTCACAGTCGCTCTCCCTCGACACCAAACGAGTGCAGTTCACCCCAGACCTCATGCCGGGTGACGTCACTGGTTCACTCGTGTACGACGCGAAGGCCGGGGAATTTGAGTTCCGCGAGGGGCCGGTCTTCACCAACATTCTGCTGGCCGACGAAATCAACAGGACGCCACCAAAAACACAGTCAGCACTGCTCGAAGCAATGGAAGAGCGTCAGGTCAGCGTCGACGGCGTCACCCGGCAGCTGCCAGACCCGTTCCTCGTCGCCGCGACCCAAAACCCCGTCGAGCACGAAGGAACCTACACCCTGCCGGAGGCACAGCTCGACCGATTCCTCCTCAAGCTTGTACTCGACTTGCCGGTTCGGGATGCCGAGATAGAGGTGCTCTATCGGCATTCGCAAGGATTCAACCCGCGCGACCTGCACGCAGCCGGAGTGACGGCAGCGCTCACCCCGGAAGCGCTCAAAGCGGCCCAGGCGGATGTTGACCGGGTCACGGTCCAGCCAGAGGTCTTGGCTTACATCGTTGATCTTGCTCGCGCCACGCGACAGGCACCGTCAGTCAAGCTCGGTGTGAGCCCGCGCGGAACCACCGCGCTCCTCGCTGCATCGCAAGCCTGGGCATGGCTCAGCGGATACTCGGCGGTCACCCCAGATCATGTCCAAGCCATGGCATTGCCGGTGCTTCGTCACCGGCTCCAGTTGCAGCCAGAGGCCGAGCTTGAGGGCGTCAGCGCCGACAGCATTCTCCGATCGATCCTGCAACAGGTTCGGGTACCGGTCTAA